In Vitis riparia cultivar Riparia Gloire de Montpellier isolate 1030 chromosome 19, EGFV_Vit.rip_1.0, whole genome shotgun sequence, the following proteins share a genomic window:
- the LOC117908186 gene encoding pyridoxal phosphate homeostasis protein-like — protein sequence MTLAWPLRSVIFRVRQTAERSGRRSDQVRVMAVSRTKPVSHIWQVHDVGHRCFGESYVEEMNERAPQLPKDIECYFIEHLQSNKMKQLLATVLNLAMVEGVNNEKKAFEAAKQLQSIADNLIHLMNGLAVPVFAMSYAFMFVLWARVAAIPYQYRAKMKNEAE from the exons ATGACTCTGGCATGGCCGCTCCGGTCCGTCATATTCCGTGTTCGTCAAACAGCAGAGAGGTCAGGTCGTCGGTCCGATCAAGTCCGCGTTATGGCTGTCTCAAGAACTAAACCAGTCTCTCACATCTGGCAAGTCCACGACGTTGGTCACCGTTGTTTTGGCGAAAGCTACGTTGAGGAGATGAATGAAAGAGCACCACAGCTTCCAAAAGACATTGAATGCTATTTTATTGAGCATTTGCAGAGCAATAAGATGAAACAGCTTCTGGCTACAGTCCTCAATCTGGCCATGGTTGAAGGTGTAAATAATGAGAAGAAAGCATTTGAAG CGGCTAAACAGCTTCAATCAATTGCAGACAACTTGATTCACCTCATGAATGGACTTGCAGTACCTGTTTTTGCCATGAGTTATGCGTTTATGTTTGTACTATGGGCTCGGGTTGCTGCCATTCCTTACCAGTACAGGGCCAAGATGAAGAACGAGGCGGAGTAG